The Antechinus flavipes isolate AdamAnt ecotype Samford, QLD, Australia chromosome X, AdamAnt_v2, whole genome shotgun sequence DNA window cagatgagaaaactgaggcagagaacagCTAAGTGACTTGAGCaaagtcatgcagctagtaaatgtgGGAGATCTTTCCCACAGCTACATGGGAgggtgtatttttttttgggggggggtttctTCCCAACCCGTTGGAAGGAGGAAATGCAagtgtgaggaaactgaggctgagaaaggtgcCCAAAGTTCAATCCCGGGCCATCTGAGGAGGGTGGCAGCAAGACACAGGCGGGCAGGCGGGTAAATAAAGTCAGGATGCCAGTGTTCTCGAAGCCAGCGAGGGAGCAACGTGGCCAGGGCCCAAGACGTGAAGGACAGAATGGacaagggagggagtggagggctAGCGTCAGATCGGGCTTCTCCTCCATGTTTCCTGGAACCAAGACTTGGGGGTCTGGTCTCCGATCTTGGGTGCCTCCTTGGAGGAGGGTCTTGCCTTtgcttctctgtgcctcaatttccccatttaaaAACGCTCCTTTTCTGGGAGAGGACCTGGCAAGACTCACTGAGACACGGGGATGGCGCTTCCCTGGGGGAGGAAGCCCCCTGGGATGGCAGCGCACTAGGGGACCGCTTAAGAAAGGCTCCGTGGGTGGCAGATGAGGGCCAGCCCAGCCCCAGGGACCGCTTTCCTCCCGGGCGGGAGGGCGGCCAATTGGGTGCCGAGGCAGGGAGGTCCCGGAGAGCCGGCGGCGGGCCAAGGGGGATCGATCTCGTCCCGGGGCCCGCGCTTTCTCGGCAGCACGTGCATTAGCCCAGGCGCCCGGGCCAAGGAGCCCATTATGCCCGGGGCAGATGTGCGTCTGCGGCCCCCAAAACCACCGAGAGAGAGAGCATCCATTAAGGCCCCAGGCTGCGTTCTCCCTGCCAGGCCCTTGACCGCGGACGTGAGCTATAGGAGCCAAATGCAGGAAGGAGTCAGGAGCTGCTCCCCCCGGAATCAGACCAGACAAGGTGACCCCAGcacccccacacatacacacacggaTGTCTCCTGCTGCTCCAGCAGAGGCTCATGGGAAGGAGCAGCAGTCAGGGAGCTCCCTAACAAACAAACGAACAAGGGGCCACTTCCTTCTCAGATCAGTGGCCACTCTCCACTCCCCCCGTGAGGAACAGGGGAGCAGTTGGTCACACGGGGACCCCCAACAATCCCTTTTCAGCTTGGAAGCCAGGACAAATCCCCAGGAGCAGCCAGGTCTTGCTGCTTTTTCTGGAGCACAGACAGATTAAAACTGGTTTCCCAAGGTCCCTCCAGGCCCCAGCCCCTGAAGTTGAGTGCTAGGCAGGCCAGGAAACACAGCCCCACTGCACCCTGGGAAAGTGCCTGGCTGGCCCGGGGCCCTCTGCCTCGCACTGGGTGATGGGAAGAACCCTCCTTCCCTTGCCTGCTATGGACCCTCTCCCCCCCGCCAAGTGAAAGGTTTAAGGAGCATCCTCAATGAGGCTCTAGTCTGAGGGATGACGGGCCGGGCCTATACTCCGGCCACGCCGGGGCCCTCTTTGGATTGTGAGCCTCCGGTCTACCGCAGCCATGTCCTGGAGGCCCTCGGCTCCATGATATGTGGGAGCCCAATGCATGGCTCCCCTCCACCTTCCCAGGGCCCAGATCCCTCAAAAATGAGTATCTCTGTCTCAATCAAGGCCGCCCACCTTTTGGACTTCCTCCCTCGGTGGTCCGATAGTTCCCGAGGTTCCAGGTGGCGTCCAGAGCCCCAGGCCTGGTCCGTTCGCTAAGTCCCGGGCCTGCATCGCTGCCTCTTGCACACCCCCAAAAGGACATCCCCTCGCCTGGCCTTAAACAGAACTTATTCTCTCCCTCTATTCCAAAGCCCCCCGAGTCTCACCCGGTATGGTTCCTTCCACGCTATGTCAGGCTGAAAGAACTCTCGATTTTGCAGCAAAGgccctggcttcaaatcctgcccGGTGCCATTGGATTTTAGGCAAGTCCCGTAATTGTTCTCAGCCTCTGTTTTCCCCTCTGTACAATGGCCAGATTTCCAAGGTCCCTTGAAGCACCAGCACCTGAGGGCGTATGGCCTGGCTGGTTTTGTGGGTGATCTTTAGTTTTCTGGGTTCTGGAAACAAGAGCACAGGAAGTCAACACTGAGTGAGGGCTCCAGGCTGGCTGCCCTGCTACCTGTCCTTTCTCCTCATCCTTCTGCCCACGAAGGCAGTGGACGTGTTTTCTGGACATGGCCCAGCCCGTAGCTAAGCTTGGCCCATCGCGGCGTGACCCAGTTCTCCGGCTTCCTGCCGAAGCGCCCGCGACGCCGCGGCCTCCCGATTCGCTACCGCAGAATTGACTCTGGACTTCATTTCAGTGTTTTAGTGTGAGGGGAGGTACCGTCCTTCCTTTTGATCAAGCAAAATGGGGTGAGTTGAGCTGGGAGGCTGAGGCGGGGGAGCTACAGGTTGTACCTGGCTTCTCCTGCTATGGCTGGCACTGGGCACCAGATGGCACTGCCAGAGGGAGATAAGGGATGCGCTGCCCTCCTCTCACTGGACCACCAGAGCTGGGCACACTGAGGGGGCCTGTACAGAGCCTCTTCTAGGGCAGTTTGAGGGAGCGGAAAGGAAAGGTGAGCAAGCGGGACAAAGCCCAGAAAGGCGGGCACAGAGAGGAGCCAGATGTCCTTGGGACTATTTCCTCTCGAGCCTCTGGCCCCGGTGGGCTGAGGCGGAACCTCGGGACATGGGGCTCTCCCAGCCGTGCAGCCGGAGCCTTGGGATAAATCCTCGCCTCTCTCCTGGACCAGGCTCCTGTGGGATCTTGTGGTCGAGCTCAGAGTGCCCTCTTTGCTTCCTGGGAAGCTGAGAGATAGAAGGAGTGGCCACTGCAGAGCAGCTTGGCCTGAGTCTCTGGTGTTCCCAGTGGGTGAACCACAgcaccatttttcctttttttttcccctgaggcaattggggttaaatgacttgcccagggtcccacagccaggaagggttaagtgtctgaggccagattggaactcaggttctcctgacttcaggctctaCCCTGAaggctctacccactgtaccacccagctgcccccacaGCACCATTCTTGAGAAGCCAGGGGGTAACCTGGAGTCAGCCTCAGGAACCAGGAGGGCCAAGTTTGGATCCTGGCTTGGACACTTAATAACTTTGTGGCCATGAGAAAAGGATTGTTCTACTCTGAGCCTCAATCTTCTCATCTGTCCAATGGGCACAGCAATGCTTACCCCACCTCCCTCACAGAGCTACTGGGGTCTTGTTCTCATTGGAGAGAAGTAGAAACGTTACTCTCTCTGTGTCCCCCGATCCTCAAAGCAATAGCATGGGAAAGACTCTCTTGTACCTTTAAAGCTATCCCGTGAAGGCGTGTCCCTTCCCCCGCCAACCCACTGAATTCCCATCAGGGAGCCCTCCCGGACACGGCGGGCTTGGTTCTGTGGGAGCTTCTCCCTGCTTTGCTGTTGTTCTGTATACATGGCAGCAGGGTTTGGAAAATGTTTGGAGATCCGCTCGTGAAGGAAGCGGTCTGAATGGAGAGCAATGACAGGGCTTCCTCAGGAAAGAGAGAGGTGGAGGAGAGGCTCGGGCCTTCGCCAAGCCGTCCAAATGGCAAAGAGCTACTTGGGCCGGGCGGCCGTGTGCCCCCCTAGAGAGCCGAGCTTGCCGGGAGGTCTGGGCAGCGCTTGGGAGAGGTGCGAGGGACAGCCAGGAAAACAAAGCCATGCCTGGGCACTCCTCGGGGTACTTGAAGACAGGGGTCCGGCTCTCCCCCAGGGTCCTTGCCATTTGAACCGGTGGCTGCCTTCAGGTGATGAAGCCGGTTTCCTACCAAGACCGACAGGCCTGTTCGGGTGTGGCTGACCAgccgctccccccccccccccagcgaCCTCCGTCACTCACAATCCCCTCACAGTCCTATCTGGGTCATTTCCATGGTTCACGGGccattccaaaaaacaaaagaacagtgTGGGTGAAGGTAATCTGGAGACGCTTCCTCGAGGAGGTAGCCCGGGCCTGGGCCCCCATTGTTCAGCATGTGTGTTTCTGCCCTAGGTCTGCTGATCGGAGCCGGCTGTGCCTTGTACCCCCTGGGATGGAACAGCCCCGAGGTGATGCAGACCTGTGGCAACGCCTCCAGCCAGTTTCATTTAGGTAAGAGGAGCCCAAGAGGCCTCAGGAGGCCAGAAACAGGGAGCCAGAGGGACAGGGAAcggggagggagagaggactCCTGGGCTCTCAAGTTGGAAGGAGGCTCGGTGACCAGGTGTGACCACATGGCAGAGCAGAAGCCGTTGGGTTCTTCCCAAGGCCTCTGCGGAAAGGAGTCCCGGGCCTTTGGCTCCACTTTGGGATAGCTCTCCTCCAGCGACAGATTTTCTAGCTTTACTTGCCCAACAAGCATCTATTGAAGATTTCTTCAGCACCGGATGCTGTGCTGAGCACTGGGGGACCCCGAGAGGCAAAAACAGTCTCCACCCGGTATGTTGCGGGGGATGATGTGATGATAACCGGGAGCACGGAGTGGATCTCAGAGCCAGGGAGATGGGAAAAGCCCCCCTGGACAAGCTGAGGTTGGAGCTGactcttgaaggaagccaaggaataGGAGAGGCAAAAATGAGGGAGGTCTGGCACAGTGGTCACATCATAGAAGTCCATGGTGGGGGGATAAAGTATAAGATTTAAAAAGTAGGAGGCAAGGGCAGACTTAGAGATCTTCAAATGCCAAATGGAggacttttgatttttctttttttgctgaggcagttggggttcagtgacttgcccagggtcacacagccaggaagtgttaagtgtctgaggccacatttgcactcaggtcctcctgacttcagggccggtgctctatccactgcgccaaaAGGAGGACTTTTATTTGGTCCTGAAAGTGATAAGAAACTACTGGAGTGAAATGATTAGGGAAGACTTGGTCAGACTTATGCTCTGGGATAAACTCACATGGGAGAGACTCATGGCAGGAAGCTCAACCAGCAGTTGCCGAGGGCCCGCGTAGGGATCTGGTGGGGGCGGAAGTGTCGGAAGAAAGAAAGGGCTGTGTAGGAGATGTGAGGACGGGAAAATCAACAGGCCTGAGTGGCGGACTGCCCGGAGAGGCAAGAACGATACAGAAGTTGTCAGCCCGAGGAACGTTTGACAATAACAAGGAAGTTAGGAACGTGGGAGGATTTGGGGAAAAGACCAAGAGGCCTGTGGGACTTGAGACGTTCGAGGACGTCCGATTTGGGATGTCTGAAAGGCAGCGGAGGGTACGAGACTGAGTCGGGAGAAGGATGTGGGATGGTGTATATGAACCTAAAAATGACCTGCCGAGAAATGACTTGTTGAGCCGTTTGGAAGTTGAGGAGATCAAAAGAgctaataggaaataattaacagaatgaGGAGGGGTTGGGGAAGGCCTCTGTAGAAGCTGGTACTAGGGAGGGCCTGAAGATCAAAGGGCCAAAGAGCTGGAGAGGAGGGGACGGGCCCGAGGAGACAGAGAGGATCCTTCTTGGGGGGAGGTGCTGCTTTTTGAGACAGGAGGGGAGGCAGAGGGGGTGTAGGAAGATGGCTGAATGacgagaggaagggggagaatggCTTTCCGGTGGACCGAGGGAAGGGGGTGTCAGGAGAGGCTCTAAGGAAAAAAGGGACTTTGCCCGGATTGCTTCAGAGCCTGGGACATGGAACCGCTTCAAGGACAGGGAGGGCCTGGCCGACAGCTTAGGGATTTTCCCCAGCTCCATTCCTGATGAAGAACAAATATGGCGGATGGCGGGACGGAGGTTAGCTGGGTATGATAAACAAGAAGATGACGGGGCAAATGATCCTAGAGGAGCAGACAATATACGGCTGAGCCGGTTCACCGGACAGTCTGgctagggaaggaaggggagcCCGGCCGTGGGAGAGGTGCAGCTGTGAGGGGGGGCTAGAATGGAGGCCATGTCATCCTGGCCCTGTCACCCTCTGCTGAGGGTTGGCCTTCTGTGGGACTCGGGATTCGGGACCTTCTTTAGCTGCTCCCCTCTTTTTGCACCCATGGCCACCCGCTCTGCAGGGTGCTGGGGGACGGTACCAAGACCCACGGGCTCAGAGCAGCAGCCCTGGAAGGAGGGTCAGAAGGAACCTGGAAGGAGAGTGAAGTGGGAACCTTGGCTCTGGCTCCGGCTCTTCATCACACCCTTCGGGTGCCCTTGGCCAGCCCCCTTTCCGGTGGGGTTCTGGTCTTGTGGGCCACAGGAGCCCTGAAAAGAGCTGGTACAGGGATAGCTTGTCTCTCAGCCAGCCACCACATGGTGGCAACAAAGACAGCTATTTCAGCGCAGTCTCCCTTCCCTTAGCCTCGCTATACCATTCTGTTCATCCCATCCCCTTCCCTGCTCTTCCTCCAAGCCTGCCCCTCCCACTGCCAGTCCACTCTGGAGGGGCCCCTTTTCCTCCCGCCTTCCTTCCCTGGTGGGGTGCTTGCCCCTCCTGCCTTGAGAAAAAAGACCCAGAATGCCTCAGGAAATGACTGGACGGCAAGTCTTGGACCCGGTTCCTCGAGCTCCAGGATGGGGTTTGGCCGTGTCTGGTGAGTTGCTGCCTGTctcggagcctcagtttctccatttgtttaaagaaggaaaagaaaaaaagggcttGTGTTTGGAGCTGGGGGTGGGTTGGGGACAGTCACAGCTTCTGCCCTCCCAAAGGAAGCGGCACTGCTTAAATGGGAATGGAGGCAAAGGCCACGAGGTAGTTGAGGCTCTGAGGCAACCCTCCTCCCTACCCCCCATCTACAGATGACCATTCAAAGGGCCCGCTTTGGGCCAGTGCAAGCTACAGCTTCTAGGGAAGCAGTGAGTGCCTTCTCTTTCTGGGTTCTGAACAATGGCTCGCCAGTCTGGAGATGACCCGGGAAGCACTTGGTACCTAATTTCAGGGACACACACGCCTTCCCCGTGGCTCTCGGTTCCCTCAGTCACTGGTGAAAGTGCATCCTCTCGTCTAGGGGACCCTCATCGTGCCCGGGGCCCACGTGTGAATCATCCCGACCACGGCCACCAGCCCCACAACGTGGCACTGGCTCGGGACCGCCACAGCCTCGG harbors:
- the LOC127542519 gene encoding uncharacterized protein LOC127542519, whose product is MARQSGDDPGSTWYLISGTHTPSPWLSVPSVTGESASSRLGDPHRARGPRVNHPDHGHQPHNVALARDRHSLEGVSAASPAAGPPLRCPHRAPLHPSFPLLLPFTRQLFHEFAAGGVRLSCILIASAPSTVGAFTPCVAIAH